A region of Vigna radiata var. radiata cultivar VC1973A chromosome 6, Vradiata_ver6, whole genome shotgun sequence DNA encodes the following proteins:
- the LOC106765202 gene encoding exocyst complex component EXO70A1, which translates to MEGSRMENLVRAEKSLRLSLEKSKSVGLALERAGPRLAEIRQRLPSLGSAVRPIRAERDALVAVGGHINRAVGPAAAVLKVFDAVHGLEKSLLSDPRSDIAGYLSVLKRLQEALRFLGDNCGLAIQWLEDIVEYLEDNSVADQVYLANLKKELKNLRESQHGELDGGLLDAALRKLEDEFRLLLTENSVPLPMSAAAAGDGVACIAPSPLPVSIVQKLQAILGRLIANDRLDRCVGIYVEVRSSNVRASLQALNLDYLEISVSEFNDVQSIEGYIAQWGKHLEFAVKHLFEAEYKLCNDVFERIGLDVWMGCFSKIAAQAGILAFLQFGKTVTESKKDPIKLLKLLDIFASLSKLRLDFNRLFGGGPCVEIQNLTRDLIKRVIDGAAEIFWELFVQVELQRPNPPPVDGNVPRLVSFITDYCNKLLGDDYKPILTQVLIIHRSWKRQSFQEKLLVTEILNIVKAVEQNVETWIKAYDDPILSHFFAMNNHWHLCKHLKGTKLGELLGDSWLREHEQYKEYYSTIFLRDSWGKLPGHLSREGLILFSGGRATARDLVKKRLKKFNEVFDEMYTKQSSWIMPERDLREKTCQLIVQAVVPVYRSYMQNYGPLVEQDASSTKYAKYTVQKLEEMLLCLYRPRPVRHGSLRSPTFSAKYGNGVPDLRRTASAVV; encoded by the coding sequence ATGGAAGGTTCTAGAATGGAGAATTTAGTCAGAGCTGAGAAATCGCTCAGACTCAGCTTAGAGAAATCGAAGTCGGTGGGGTTGGCTTTGGAGAGAGCGGGACCGAGGTTGGCCGAAATCAGGCAGCGGCTACCGTCGTTGGGATCGGCGGTGCGGCCGATTCGCGCTGAGAGAGATGCTCTGGTGGCCGTCGGCGGCCATATCAACCGCGCTGTGGGCCCCGCCGCGGCGGTGCTCAAGGTTTTTGACGCCGTCCATGGACTGGAGAAGTCGCTGCTGTCGGATCCCCGGAGCGACATAGCCGGGTACTTGTCAGTGCTGAAACGTCTCCAGGAGGCGCTGAGGTTCTTGGGGGACAATTGCGGGTTGGCTATACAGTGGTTGGAAGACATAGTTGAGTATTTGGAAGACAATTCCGTTGCTGATCAGGTTTATCTGGCGAATTTGAAGAAGGAATTGAAGAATCTTCGCGAATCGCAGCATGGGGAACTCGATGGTGGGTTGTTGGATGCTGCATTGCGCAAGTTGGAGGATGAGTTCAGACTGCTGTTGACTGAGAATAGCGTACCACTGCCGATGTCGGCGGCGGCGGCCGGTGATGGTGTGGCATGCATTGCGCCGTCGCCGCTGCCTGTATCGATTGTGCAGAAGCTGCAGGCGATTCTGGGGCGGTTGATTGCCAATGACAGGCTGGATAGGTGTGTGGGGATTTATGTTGAGGTGAGGAGTTCGAATGTTAGGGCAAGTTTGCAGGCACTGAATTTGGATTACCTTGAGATTTCTGTGTCGGAGTTCAATGATGTACAGAGCATTGAGGGGTATATAGCTCAGTGGGGGAAGCATTTGGAGTTTGCTGTGAAGCATTTGTTTGAGGCTGAGTATAAGCTTTGCAATGATGTGTTTGAGAGGATTGGATTGGATGTGTGGATGGGTTGCTTTTCGAAGATAGCTGCGCAAGCGGGTATACTGGCGTTTCTTCAGTTTGGGAAGACAGTTACTGAGAGTAAGAAGGACCCCATTAAGCTTTTGAAGTTGCTGGATATTTTCGCGTCGCTGAGCAAGTTGAGATTGGATTTCAACAGGCTTTTTGGCGGTGGGCCATGTGTTGAGATACAGAATTTGACTAGGGATCTTATTAAGAGGGTGATTGATGGGGCTGCAGAGATTTTCTGGGAGCTTTTTGTTCAGGTGGAGTTGCAGAGGCCGAATCCACCACCAGTGGATGGCAATGTGCCGAGATTGGTGAGCTTTATCACTGATTACTGTAACAAGCTCCTTGGGGACGACTATAAGCCGATACTGACTCAGGTTCTGATAATTCACAGAAGTTGGAAGCGCCAAAGCTTTCAAGAGAAACTCCTTGTTACTGAGATTTTGAACATTGTGAAGGCTGTGGAGCAGAATGTAGAGACTTGGATCAAGGCTTATGATGATCCTATACTGTCCCACTTTTTTGCTATGAACAATCATTGGCATCTCTGCAAGCATTTGAAAGGGACAAAGCTTGGGGAACTCTTGGGGGATTCCTGGCTGAGGGAGCACGAACAGTATAAGGAGTATTACTCTACAATCTTTTTGAGGGACAGTTGGGGAAAGCTTCCTGGACATTTGAGTAGGGAAGGGTTGATTCTTTTCTCTGGAGGGCGCGCCACTGCCCGTGACCTGGTCAAGAAAAGGTTGAAGAAGTTCAATGAAGTTTTTGATGAGATGTATACTAAGCAGTCAAGTTGGATAATGCCAGAACGGGATCTGAGGGAGAAAACATGTCAGCTTATAGTGCAAGCTGTGGTGCCTGTATACCGCAGTTACATGCAGAATTATGGTCCTTTGGTGGAGCAAGATGCTAGCTCCACAAAATATGCAAAGTACACCGTTCAGAAGCTTGAGGAAATGCTCTTGTGTCTTTATCGGCCAAGGCCTGTAAGACATGGCAGCTTGAGAAGTCCAACATTTAGTGCAAAATATGGCAATGGAGTACCTGATCTTCGCAGAACAGCATCTGCAGTTGTGTAA